A genomic region of Laspinema palackyanum D2c contains the following coding sequences:
- a CDS encoding glycoside hydrolase family 10 protein, with product MKLMRLVFRIFQPRQPMRRSGATGNLSTDLWSLYRRIVRTFFTGNPLKIQFAVWGCLLLLLLNIPPGTAQYPRPVMPPAVAPPTAVPAPINNPGVERNSPEMTQLQFPLQGDDRVQKLVSVGHQHEFRGVWVASVANIDWPSASNLSVDQQKAELVQILDQMQSLNLNALVLQIRPNGDAFYASQIEPWSGWLTGTQGQAPQPFYDPLEFAIAESHKRNIELHAWFNPYRAKMPGEKYGLSSNHMASMFPQYAYQYGDLLWMDPGAKEVQDRAYNVIMDVVRRYDVDGIHIDDYFYPYPQEGVRFPDNATYAAYQSSGGTLSLADWRRKNVNDAIERIWNGIKTEKPYVKFGISPFGIYRPGKVQGIVGFDQFDGLYADVKKWLDEGWLDYLAPQLYWRIDPPQQSYPVLLNWWSENNPLRRHIYAGNYLSKLDGSGWPISEFERQVEISRQEVDKLSLGNIFFSMKVFKENWLGINERFRAAVYPTQALPPTMPWLDAVPPAVPTGVRASDNAIAWNSGNNDVRYWTVYRRNGNQWQLVKVLNSGTNSITGLQPGSYAVCSVDRMANESPGVVVSL from the coding sequence ATGAAATTGATGCGCTTAGTATTCCGAATTTTCCAGCCCAGACAACCAATGCGCCGAAGCGGTGCGACAGGCAATCTATCAACAGACCTGTGGTCCCTATATCGGCGCATCGTGCGGACTTTTTTCACGGGAAATCCACTCAAAATCCAGTTTGCAGTCTGGGGTTGTTTACTCTTGTTATTGCTCAACATTCCACCGGGGACCGCACAGTATCCCCGCCCGGTGATGCCCCCTGCGGTTGCACCCCCCACTGCAGTCCCTGCACCCATCAACAACCCTGGAGTTGAGCGGAACTCCCCTGAAATGACCCAACTGCAATTTCCACTGCAAGGGGATGATCGCGTTCAAAAACTCGTCAGCGTCGGCCATCAGCATGAGTTTCGAGGGGTCTGGGTGGCATCGGTAGCGAACATTGACTGGCCCTCCGCCAGTAATCTGTCCGTAGACCAACAAAAAGCGGAACTGGTGCAAATCCTGGACCAGATGCAATCTTTAAATTTGAATGCTCTGGTCCTCCAAATTCGCCCCAATGGAGACGCCTTTTATGCGTCGCAAATTGAACCTTGGAGTGGATGGCTGACGGGAACTCAGGGACAAGCGCCCCAACCTTTTTATGACCCCTTGGAGTTTGCGATCGCTGAAAGTCACAAGCGCAATATCGAGCTTCATGCCTGGTTTAACCCTTACCGCGCTAAAATGCCCGGAGAAAAATATGGCCTGAGTTCCAACCACATGGCTTCCATGTTTCCCCAATATGCCTACCAATATGGGGATTTACTGTGGATGGACCCCGGGGCTAAAGAAGTCCAAGACCGGGCTTATAACGTGATTATGGATGTAGTCCGTCGCTATGATGTCGATGGCATTCATATTGATGACTATTTCTACCCCTATCCACAAGAAGGGGTGCGCTTCCCCGATAACGCCACTTATGCCGCCTATCAAAGCAGTGGCGGAACGCTTTCTCTAGCCGATTGGCGTAGAAAAAACGTCAATGATGCGATCGAACGGATTTGGAATGGGATTAAAACCGAAAAACCCTACGTTAAATTTGGGATTAGCCCCTTTGGTATTTATCGTCCTGGAAAAGTTCAGGGAATTGTTGGGTTTGACCAATTTGATGGACTCTATGCCGACGTTAAAAAATGGCTAGATGAAGGGTGGCTCGATTATCTGGCTCCTCAACTCTATTGGCGGATTGACCCCCCCCAACAAAGCTATCCGGTGTTATTAAACTGGTGGAGTGAAAATAATCCCCTGCGTCGTCATATTTATGCCGGAAACTATCTGAGCAAACTCGATGGCAGTGGTTGGCCGATTTCTGAGTTTGAAAGACAGGTAGAAATTTCTCGCCAAGAAGTGGATAAACTGTCCTTGGGCAATATTTTCTTTAGCATGAAAGTGTTTAAGGAAAATTGGTTAGGAATTAACGAGCGTTTCAGAGCAGCAGTTTATCCAACCCAAGCACTGCCTCCGACGATGCCTTGGTTAGATGCAGTTCCACCGGCAGTCCCAACAGGTGTGCGTGCCAGTGATAATGCGATCGCCTGGAATTCGGGTAATAATGACGTTCGCTACTGGACGGTTTATCGTCGCAACGGCAATCAATGGCAACTGGTCAAAGTGCTGAATTCCGGAACCAATTCCATCACCGGATTGCAACCCGGAAGCTATGCCGTTTGTAGCGTAGACCGCATGGCGAATGAAAGCCCTGGAGTGGTCGTTTCTTTGTAA
- a CDS encoding MATE family efflux transporter codes for MKFFKPSLTNAQTLTESIAIGRAVLQLATPAIAQLLLQALVFLADRAMLGHYSSTALASMRISGPLHWCLYSTLSAFSVGTIALVGRAVGAQDKSLSNATLRASLLLALGTGLAIALGSTLGLNPLLAHLPFGTPQVQQSAQDYLQIIFLGMPLQLLSIVAAAALQASGNTKIPFLVGLVANGVNIFLNYCLIFGNWGAPQLGIAGAAIASVTAMAINTLILGIILYRGTQRLTLRDRGGELKALRRLFRVSVPTFNERLFRSLGYLGFSAAIATLGTEAMAAYEITLGIEEICYYIAEGFGIATAAIVAQQLGANRGDQATTSSIIATGLAVCCLSLGSLLFLGIPEVLLGIFSKDREIIAAAVPCLYIAAVAQPFMAMSMAIEQALRGAGNTKTAFYVSAIGWLGVRLVATYLFAFVLNWGLVGVWIGSTCDWMIRALILATVFWRGNWREVTV; via the coding sequence ATGAAATTCTTCAAACCGAGTCTAACCAATGCTCAGACCCTAACAGAATCGATCGCCATTGGACGTGCCGTTCTCCAATTAGCCACCCCAGCGATCGCTCAACTGCTGCTACAAGCCTTAGTTTTCCTCGCCGATCGCGCCATGTTGGGTCACTACAGCAGCACCGCCTTAGCCTCCATGCGAATTAGTGGTCCCCTGCATTGGTGTCTCTATAGCACCCTTTCCGCCTTTTCCGTCGGCACGATCGCCCTCGTCGGACGCGCCGTAGGTGCCCAAGACAAATCCCTCAGTAACGCCACCCTGCGCGCCAGTCTGCTGCTGGCATTAGGGACCGGACTGGCGATCGCCCTCGGTAGCACCCTCGGTTTAAATCCCCTCCTGGCGCATCTTCCCTTCGGAACCCCACAAGTGCAACAATCTGCCCAAGATTACCTCCAGATTATCTTCCTGGGAATGCCGCTGCAATTGCTCTCCATTGTTGCTGCTGCCGCATTGCAAGCATCAGGCAATACTAAAATTCCCTTTCTTGTGGGACTGGTTGCCAATGGGGTCAATATTTTCCTCAACTACTGCCTGATTTTCGGCAATTGGGGGGCACCTCAGTTGGGAATAGCCGGTGCAGCGATCGCCAGTGTGACGGCAATGGCAATTAACACCCTGATTTTAGGGATAATTTTGTATCGGGGAACTCAGCGCTTAACCTTACGCGATCGCGGGGGGGAACTTAAAGCCTTGCGGCGATTATTCCGCGTCTCAGTCCCTACTTTCAACGAACGCCTGTTTCGGAGTTTAGGGTATTTGGGGTTTAGTGCAGCGATCGCCACCTTGGGAACCGAGGCAATGGCAGCTTATGAGATTACCTTGGGAATTGAGGAAATCTGCTACTACATTGCCGAAGGATTTGGCATTGCCACAGCGGCGATCGTTGCCCAACAATTAGGGGCAAATCGAGGGGATCAAGCCACCACCAGCAGCATTATTGCCACCGGATTAGCCGTGTGCTGTTTGAGTCTGGGTAGCCTGTTATTTTTGGGAATTCCCGAGGTATTGTTGGGAATTTTTTCCAAAGATAGGGAGATTATTGCGGCTGCTGTGCCTTGTTTATATATAGCGGCAGTGGCGCAACCGTTTATGGCGATGAGTATGGCGATCGAACAAGCACTCCGAGGTGCTGGAAATACGAAAACCGCTTTTTATGTCTCAGCGATCGGTTGGCTTGGGGTGCGGTTGGTGGCGACTTATCTCTTTGCATTTGTGTTGAATTGGGGATTAGTTGGGGTGTGGATCGGTTCTACCTGTGATTGGATGATCCGGGCGCTGATCCTGGCGACGGTGTTTTGGCGCGGCAACTGGCGTGAGGTGACAGTGTAG
- a CDS encoding HEAT repeat domain-containing protein, translating into MKNKSIDELIDILETFSDEFIRRLAAERLGQIGKGNETAISALVHLLKTTNDELTRIQAAYSLGQIDPGNKTAISALVNLLETTNYEFPRRQAAESLVQIGKGNETAISALVNLLKTTNYESTRIQATYSLVQIGKGNETAISALVNLLETTIHENTRRHAAESLVQIGQGNKTAISALVNLLETTIPENTRRYAAYSLGKIGQGNETAISALANLLETTIYDFTRIQAAESLAQIDPGNKRVISVLVNLLETTKYEFPRRQAAESLVQIGKGNETAISALVNLLETTHNEDIRRQAAESLVQIGKGNETAISTFVKDKETVISALVNLLETSTDETTRRQAVESLVQIGKGNETAISAFVNLLETTTEENTRRQAAESLVQIGKGNETAISALVKLLETTTDEDTHRRAAESLGQIGKGNETAISALVNLLETTTEENTRRHAAESLVQIGKGNETAISALVNLLEATIHENTRRHAAESLVQIGKGNETAISALVNLLETSTDENTRRHAAESLGQIDPGNKTAISALVNLLETTTDERTSILAAHSLGQIDPCNETVISALANLLKTTNDEFTRIQAAYSLGQIDPGNKTAISALVNLLETTNYYDDFPRRQAAESLVQIGKGNETAISALVNLLETTIHENTRRHAAYSLVQIGKGNETAISALVNLLVTTTDKNIGRHATYSLGEIVGISSHLLFRPDQIASSVIDKRQWLHFIWPICAIIFGFLGSLMGTYYIFPIWQNYFVLLLINTSGWLLVYIHFLCLVFLISKSWSIRKTYVYLEKTFFPWLNQQKIKRKIIIYYTQILTHSQDEFVQLQAIKNLKLVANGSKPAIVALIKTLRANKNEFIQWQAIKSLGNIGNNNRKALTAIIKFIETTSNEFIRWQSLEELENFKVLYFSNVIQIRQKLKSNRVPSIQSAILNLQKKLDPLERLILKPFNQRLVKGLRSEYSVKTIFGDSIFNYIDKMQQGQDIKSRRILINSCLEIHQSLVKFALQNKDFNRAFFYTEIFRNRYLVERIAQQDTPFPATISKQLAQNINIAKQRERQTLQAYTDGMNKHLSELELAALSLVWENAKEILENLYHQVAEIEPEFIAKTKVYPISFQEVQDFLPSDTAIIEFFFTENELITLLILPGHESPLIPEQLRVNLKPQNPLERLARAWEEDLKDKSKSKNDAIQTTLEELPRRIDHLGELLNFSELEKYLPRQIQQLIIVPNNSLHLFPIHAVPLNPTQRLIDRFSVRYFPNLQIWKICQNRQRSRDSFLGIENPTQDKDLIFAKAEIASICQRPNFRGKYKVLPRPNAQVKKSEILEEAKNYHCFHFSGHAEYNFKNPLDSYLMLSKDRKDHQEDLTLSNLFADLHLPDADLVTLSACCTGVVDAFQPTDECLGIATGFLLAGAKAVVSSLWKVNSIATAFLLDEFYRQLEQTPDKAVALQNAQNWLRTRTADELIQRSNEWDLSKLERENKLEREDRIALDASLRELPDTPFENPYFWSPFILTGC; encoded by the coding sequence ATGAAAAATAAGAGCATTGATGAGTTAATTGATATTCTGGAAACCTTTAGTGATGAGTTTATCCGCAGACTAGCGGCAGAAAGATTAGGTCAAATCGGCAAAGGTAACGAAACGGCAATTTCAGCGTTAGTCCATCTTCTAAAAACTACTAATGATGAGCTCACACGCATACAAGCGGCATACAGCTTAGGTCAAATCGATCCGGGTAACAAAACGGCAATTTCGGCCTTAGTCAATCTTCTGGAAACTACTAACTATGAGTTTCCCCGCAGACAAGCGGCAGAAAGTTTGGTTCAAATTGGCAAAGGTAACGAAACGGCAATTTCAGCGTTAGTCAATCTTCTGAAAACTACTAACTATGAGTCTACCCGCATCCAAGCGACATACAGCTTAGTTCAAATCGGTAAAGGTAACGAAACGGCAATTTCGGCGTTAGTCAATCTTCTAGAAACTACTATCCATGAGAATACCCGTAGACACGCGGCAGAAAGCTTAGTTCAAATCGGCCAAGGTAACAAAACGGCAATTTCGGCGTTAGTCAATCTTCTAGAAACTACTATCCCTGAGAATACCCGCAGATACGCAGCATATAGCTTAGGTAAAATCGGCCAAGGTAACGAAACCGCAATTTCGGCGTTAGCCAATCTTCTGGAAACTACTATCTATGACTTTACCCGCATACAAGCGGCAGAAAGCTTAGCTCAAATAGACCCAGGTAACAAAAGGGTAATTTCGGTGTTAGTCAATCTTCTGGAAACTACTAAATATGAGTTTCCTCGCAGACAAGCGGCAGAAAGCTTAGTTCAAATTGGCAAAGGTAACGAAACGGCAATTTCGGCGTTAGTCAATCTTCTGGAAACTACTCACAATGAGGATATCCGCAGACAAGCGGCAGAAAGCTTAGTTCAAATTGGCAAAGGTAACGAAACGGCAATTTCTACGTTCGTCAAAGATAAAGAAACGGTAATTTCGGCGTTAGTCAATCTTCTGGAAACCTCTACTGATGAGACTACCCGCAGACAAGCGGTAGAAAGCTTAGTTCAAATTGGCAAAGGTAACGAAACGGCAATTTCGGCGTTCGTCAATCTTCTGGAAACTACTACCGAGGAGAATACCCGTAGACAAGCGGCAGAAAGCTTAGTTCAAATTGGCAAAGGTAACGAAACGGCAATTTCGGCTTTAGTCAAGCTTCTGGAAACTACTACTGATGAGGATACCCACAGACGAGCAGCAGAAAGCTTAGGTCAAATTGGCAAAGGTAACGAAACGGCAATTTCGGCATTAGTCAATCTTCTAGAAACTACTACCGAGGAGAATACCCGTAGACACGCGGCAGAAAGCTTAGTTCAAATTGGCAAAGGTAACGAAACGGCAATTTCGGCATTAGTCAATCTTCTAGAAGCTACTATCCATGAGAATACCCGTAGACACGCGGCAGAAAGCTTAGTTCAAATTGGCAAAGGTAACGAAACGGCAATTTCGGCATTAGTCAATCTTCTAGAAACCTCTACTGATGAGAATACCCGTAGACACGCGGCAGAAAGCTTAGGTCAAATCGATCCGGGTAACAAAACGGCAATTTCGGCGTTAGTCAATCTTCTAGAAACTACTACCGATGAGCGGACCAGCATACTAGCGGCACACAGCTTAGGTCAAATCGACCCATGTAACGAAACGGTAATTTCGGCGTTAGCCAATCTTCTGAAAACTACTAATGATGAGTTCACACGCATACAAGCGGCATACAGCTTAGGTCAAATCGATCCGGGTAACAAAACGGCAATTTCGGCGTTAGTCAATCTTCTGGAAACTACTAACTATTATGATGATTTTCCCCGCAGACAAGCGGCAGAAAGTTTGGTTCAAATTGGCAAAGGTAACGAAACGGCAATTTCAGCGTTAGTCAATCTTCTAGAAACTACTATCCATGAGAATACCCGTAGACACGCGGCCTACAGCTTAGTTCAAATCGGCAAAGGTAACGAAACCGCTATTTCGGCCTTAGTCAATCTTCTAGTAACAACTACCGATAAGAATATCGGCAGACACGCAACATACAGCTTAGGTGAAATTGTAGGTATCTCGTCTCATCTTTTGTTCAGGCCAGATCAGATTGCATCGTCTGTTATCGATAAAAGACAGTGGCTACACTTTATCTGGCCAATATGCGCCATAATCTTTGGCTTCCTTGGCTCGCTTATGGGGACATACTATATTTTTCCTATATGGCAAAACTATTTCGTTCTGTTATTAATCAATACAAGTGGGTGGCTTCTTGTTTATATACATTTTTTGTGTCTAGTTTTTTTAATTTCCAAGTCTTGGTCAATAAGAAAAACTTATGTTTATCTAGAAAAGACATTTTTCCCGTGGCTTAATCAACAAAAAATTAAGAGGAAAATTATTATTTATTATACTCAGATACTCACCCATAGCCAAGATGAATTTGTACAATTGCAAGCAATAAAAAATTTGAAATTAGTTGCCAATGGCAGCAAACCTGCAATTGTAGCATTGATTAAGACTTTGAGAGCCAACAAAAATGAATTTATCCAGTGGCAGGCCATCAAAAGTTTAGGAAATATTGGAAACAATAACAGAAAGGCACTCACGGCCATTATCAAATTTATCGAGACTACATCTAATGAATTTATCCGATGGCAGTCTTTAGAAGAGTTGGAGAATTTTAAGGTTCTTTATTTTTCAAACGTCATCCAAATTCGCCAAAAATTAAAAAGTAATAGAGTTCCATCGATTCAATCGGCAATTTTGAATCTTCAAAAGAAACTTGATCCCCTAGAAAGGCTAATTTTAAAACCTTTTAATCAAAGATTAGTCAAAGGATTACGTTCAGAATATTCTGTGAAAACTATATTTGGCGATAGTATTTTCAATTATATTGATAAAATGCAGCAAGGGCAAGACATTAAAAGTCGTCGAATTTTGATAAACTCCTGCTTGGAAATTCATCAAAGTTTAGTAAAATTTGCTTTACAGAACAAAGACTTTAATCGAGCATTTTTCTACACAGAAATCTTCAGAAACCGCTATTTGGTAGAACGCATCGCCCAACAAGATACCCCCTTCCCTGCTACTATCTCCAAGCAACTCGCCCAAAACATCAACATCGCCAAACAAAGAGAACGCCAAACCTTACAAGCCTATACGGACGGCATGAATAAGCATCTCTCAGAATTGGAATTAGCAGCCCTCAGTCTGGTCTGGGAAAATGCTAAAGAAATCTTAGAAAACCTTTACCACCAAGTTGCGGAAATTGAACCGGAATTTATCGCAAAAACCAAAGTTTACCCCATTTCTTTCCAGGAAGTTCAAGATTTCCTGCCCTCAGACACAGCAATTATTGAGTTTTTCTTCACGGAAAACGAACTCATCACTCTGCTGATTCTCCCCGGACACGAATCCCCCTTAATTCCTGAACAACTGCGAGTCAATCTCAAACCCCAGAATCCTTTAGAACGGTTGGCGCGAGCCTGGGAGGAAGATTTAAAGGACAAAAGCAAATCTAAAAACGACGCAATCCAGACGACTCTGGAAGAGTTACCCAGGCGCATTGACCATCTGGGAGAATTGCTCAATTTCAGTGAGTTAGAGAAATACCTCCCGCGCCAGATTCAGCAGTTAATCATCGTTCCCAATAACAGTTTACATCTGTTTCCCATTCACGCGGTCCCCTTGAATCCAACTCAGCGCCTGATTGACCGTTTTTCAGTTCGCTATTTCCCCAACCTGCAAATCTGGAAAATTTGTCAAAACCGCCAAAGGTCTCGCGATTCGTTTCTGGGTATTGAAAACCCCACGCAGGACAAGGATTTAATCTTTGCTAAAGCGGAAATTGCTAGTATTTGCCAGCGTCCCAACTTTAGGGGAAAGTACAAGGTTTTACCCCGCCCCAATGCCCAAGTCAAAAAATCTGAAATTCTGGAGGAGGCAAAAAATTACCATTGTTTCCACTTTTCCGGTCATGCAGAGTACAATTTTAAGAATCCCCTAGACTCCTATCTGATGCTATCGAAAGACCGCAAAGACCACCAGGAGGACCTCACCCTGAGTAACCTGTTTGCCGACTTGCACCTCCCCGACGCTGACTTAGTGACCCTTTCCGCCTGCTGTACCGGGGTGGTGGATGCCTTTCAACCCACGGATGAGTGTTTGGGGATTGCTACCGGGTTCCTCCTGGCGGGTGCGAAAGCGGTTGTCAGCAGTCTGTGGAAAGTCAATTCCATCGCCACTGCCTTTCTCCTGGATGAATTCTACCGTCAGCTAGAACAGACCCCAGATAAAGCCGTGGCGCTGCAAAATGCTCAAAACTGGTTGCGAACTCGCACGGCAGATGAGTTGATACAGCGGTCAAATGAGTGGGATTTGAGTAAACTAGAACGGGAAAACAAACTAGAACGGGAAGACAGAATTGCTTTGGATGCCAGTCTCCGAGAATTACCGGATACTCCGTTTGAGAATCCTTATTTTTGGAGTCCATTTATTCTAACGGGATGTTAA
- a CDS encoding tetratricopeptide repeat protein: MDRSSIEPLLEDLKNPTERVRERATQELWRIWFHQKGVYGLDFLQRAQVLLDRGSLKEAEGVLTELIEDQPDFAEAWNRRAVLYYSMGDYYKAIEDCRVAIELNPVHFGALHGLGLCYATLGKYREAIQAFQQALAIQPFALINQRLILECTARLS, encoded by the coding sequence ATGGATAGATCCTCAATAGAACCGTTACTGGAAGACCTGAAAAACCCAACGGAGAGAGTCCGCGAGCGCGCCACTCAAGAGCTTTGGCGAATCTGGTTCCACCAAAAAGGCGTCTATGGGTTGGACTTTCTCCAGCGAGCTCAAGTGCTGCTCGATCGCGGCAGTTTGAAAGAGGCAGAGGGGGTGCTAACGGAACTGATTGAAGATCAGCCGGATTTTGCCGAAGCTTGGAATCGACGGGCGGTTTTGTATTACAGTATGGGCGATTATTACAAAGCTATAGAGGATTGCCGCGTGGCGATCGAACTCAATCCGGTTCATTTTGGAGCGCTACATGGACTGGGATTATGTTATGCCACCCTAGGAAAGTACCGAGAAGCAATTCAGGCATTCCAACAAGCCCTCGCTATTCAGCCTTTTGCCCTGATTAATCAACGCTTAATCCTGGAATGCACGGCCCGATTGAGCTAG
- a CDS encoding tetratricopeptide repeat protein yields MTKAPDCEIWFEQGMVCQEQENYAQALDCFQKAIGCNPNFIPAWVYKGIILEQLEDYEAAIRCYEEAIKINPDVADLWYNKGACFCHSYRYEEGLACFNRVLELEPNHALCKTTRALTLAAIPNPIKLPKMRTIEAEKPPLEAEATVQICLTREREMGGEVGEMELD; encoded by the coding sequence ATGACAAAAGCCCCCGACTGCGAAATCTGGTTTGAGCAAGGGATGGTATGCCAAGAGCAGGAGAACTATGCTCAGGCTTTGGATTGTTTTCAAAAAGCGATTGGCTGTAACCCTAATTTTATTCCCGCTTGGGTGTACAAAGGCATTATTTTGGAGCAATTAGAAGACTATGAAGCGGCAATCCGTTGTTATGAAGAAGCGATAAAAATTAATCCGGATGTGGCAGATTTATGGTATAATAAAGGGGCTTGTTTCTGTCATTCCTATCGGTATGAAGAGGGGCTGGCTTGTTTCAATCGCGTCTTGGAACTTGAACCAAACCATGCCCTCTGTAAGACGACTCGCGCTCTCACCCTGGCGGCAATTCCGAACCCGATAAAGTTGCCGAAAATGCGGACAATTGAGGCTGAAAAACCACCCCTAGAAGCAGAGGCAACGGTCCAAATCTGCTTAACCCGGGAACGGGAAATGGGTGGGGAAGTGGGGGAGATGGAATTGGATTAG